The Rhinatrema bivittatum chromosome 4, aRhiBiv1.1, whole genome shotgun sequence genome window below encodes:
- the LOC115090383 gene encoding protein BTG1-like, translating to MKTEISTAVGFITRLLKTTGVIGEDQLKQFSESLEESLKDHYKHHWFPQMPCKGSAYRCIRINHKMDPLIGKAAGLIGLNHRQLFQLLPSELTLWVDPFEVSYRIGEDGSICVLYESSPPVGKSAKALDNRTSCKEELRIGRSSPSKNYNMMTVSS from the exons ATGAAAACGGAAATTTCTACAGCTGTGGGCTTTATTACTCGGTTGTTGAAAACAACAGGAGTCATCGGAGAAGATCAGCTGAAACAATTCAGCGAGTCGCTAGAGGAGTCTTTGAAAG ACCATTACAAACACCACTGGTTCCCCCAGATGCCCTGCAAAGGCTCAGCCTACCGCTGCATCCGAATCAACCACAAAATGGATCCCTTGATAGGGAAGGCAGCTGGGCTTATCGGACTCAACCATCGGCAGCTTTTCCAGCTCTTGCCCAGCGAACTCACTCTTTGGGTCGACCCCTTCGAGGTGTCCTACCGCATAGGGGAGGATGGCTCCATCTGTGTGCTCTATGAGAGCTCCCCACCAGTGGGCAAAAGTGCCAAGGCTTTGGATAACAGAACCAGCTGCAAAGAGGAGCTGAGAATCGGCAGGTCCAGCCCCTCCAAGAATTACAACATGATGACTGtttctagttaa